A window of Psychroflexus sp. ALD_RP9 contains these coding sequences:
- a CDS encoding AsmA-like C-terminal region-containing protein, which yields MKKTLKIIGLILGLFILALFVIPILFEDEIEAKLKKSINQNLTAKVDWQSLDLSLISHFPKASLDLQQLEIVNKLEFKGDTLIKSGAISLELGVWQLLTSDEIIIDAVEVNQAHINIKVNEDGKANYNITKVEANEKTSTNTDTKDSKPLQLALNSYSISNSSIVYDDASSKMRFSLSDFNHNGEGNLVASTTNLNTHTDAKISFNYDGVDYLSNNSIQLDALLKIDFDKMKFSFLENEALINQLPLNFDGYVQLFDDYQDIAISFSTPNADFKNFMGLIPEAYAGNLNGIETQGEFQLKGEIKGQVTDVKIPTINITGNSNNAHIKYSDLPQPISDIDIDLAVINETGIVEDTYVSINPFSFKIVEDRFSGSLKMSDLTEKMMIDLAANGTLNLANLKQAYPIETDLPMQGILKSNLNGKFSLAEVQNKNYEQVNLNGNLGLNNFIYQDEALPKEITISNAKLKFTTNTASLTNFEMQAGKSDLKATGSLNNLMGFALNDETLKGVLNATSTNFRVGDFMAATESVSKQPSEETSTDYEVANTPETAQLQLPNFLDLTLKFNANKVNYTNFNFKNMSGRMQIKDASVKISDASTEIFGGTLNLDGLFDTKTSQPNFDFKLGFNLVDITESFEAVDLLKSLAPITKALNGNMNFDLNFDGKLTQNFDLVKESLDGNLKATIVKAGVAPEQSKLLSGLNSNFSGIKLDKLNLKDITALLSFTNGQIKTKPFSFNIGDIGVNAQGSHGFDNQLDYQLNLNLPAKYLGDDVGNQLSQLAGKSNENFKVDVPVSISGSHTNPTFNINTKQAINSLKNQIINQQKENLKDKISDKVGDLLGNNKSDSTSTKTEEKVKEVLGGLFGKKKKKN from the coding sequence ATGAAAAAAACACTTAAAATTATCGGTCTGATTTTAGGACTCTTTATTCTTGCACTTTTTGTGATTCCTATTTTATTTGAAGATGAAATTGAAGCTAAGCTCAAAAAGAGTATTAATCAAAATTTAACCGCAAAAGTTGACTGGCAATCCTTAGATTTAAGCTTGATTAGTCATTTTCCGAAAGCAAGTCTAGACTTACAACAGCTAGAAATTGTTAATAAACTTGAATTTAAAGGCGATACCCTGATTAAATCTGGCGCTATTTCGTTAGAGTTAGGCGTTTGGCAGCTTCTAACTTCAGATGAAATAATTATTGACGCAGTTGAAGTTAATCAAGCCCATATTAACATTAAAGTTAATGAAGACGGTAAAGCCAACTACAATATAACTAAGGTTGAAGCTAACGAAAAAACTTCAACTAATACTGATACAAAAGATTCTAAGCCGCTTCAACTCGCGCTAAACAGCTACAGCATATCAAATTCGTCTATCGTTTATGATGATGCGTCTTCTAAAATGCGCTTTAGCTTATCAGATTTTAACCATAATGGAGAAGGAAATTTAGTGGCTTCAACTACAAACCTTAATACACATACTGATGCAAAAATCAGTTTTAACTATGATGGCGTAGACTATCTTAGCAATAATAGCATACAGCTTGATGCATTATTAAAAATAGATTTTGATAAAATGAAGTTTTCATTTTTAGAGAATGAAGCCTTGATAAATCAACTACCACTTAATTTTGATGGTTATGTACAACTATTCGATGATTATCAAGATATTGCTATTAGTTTTTCTACACCAAACGCAGATTTCAAAAACTTTATGGGTTTAATTCCTGAAGCCTACGCCGGTAACCTTAATGGTATTGAAACTCAAGGAGAATTTCAACTCAAAGGTGAAATAAAAGGTCAAGTAACTGATGTAAAAATACCTACAATTAACATTACAGGTAATAGTAACAATGCGCATATAAAATATAGTGATTTACCACAACCGATTAGCGATATAGATATTGATTTAGCTGTGATTAATGAAACTGGAATTGTAGAAGATACTTATGTCAGTATTAATCCTTTTAGTTTTAAGATTGTGGAAGATCGATTTTCAGGGAGCTTAAAAATGAGCGATTTAACAGAAAAAATGATGATCGATTTAGCTGCAAATGGAACTTTAAACCTTGCCAATTTAAAGCAAGCTTACCCTATTGAAACTGATTTACCAATGCAAGGTATTTTAAAAAGTAATTTGAACGGTAAATTTAGTTTAGCTGAAGTCCAAAATAAAAATTATGAACAAGTTAATTTAAATGGGAATCTAGGTTTAAATAATTTTATTTATCAAGATGAAGCTCTACCGAAAGAAATTACTATTAGTAATGCCAAGTTGAAATTTACAACTAATACAGCAAGCCTAACAAATTTTGAAATGCAAGCTGGCAAAAGTGACTTAAAAGCAACTGGTAGCTTAAATAATCTCATGGGCTTTGCGCTTAATGACGAGACCCTAAAAGGAGTTTTAAATGCTACTTCAACTAATTTTAGAGTTGGCGATTTTATGGCAGCTACTGAAAGTGTTAGCAAACAGCCAAGTGAAGAAACTTCAACCGATTATGAAGTAGCCAACACGCCTGAAACAGCTCAGTTACAATTACCAAATTTTTTAGATTTAACACTAAAATTTAACGCAAACAAAGTCAACTATACAAATTTCAATTTTAAAAATATGAGCGGCCGCATGCAAATTAAAGATGCGTCTGTAAAAATCAGTGATGCCTCGACTGAAATTTTTGGCGGAACACTTAATCTTGACGGACTTTTTGATACAAAAACATCTCAACCAAATTTTGATTTTAAGCTTGGATTTAATTTGGTAGATATCACCGAAAGTTTTGAAGCCGTAGATTTACTAAAATCTCTAGCACCGATTACAAAAGCACTAAATGGTAATATGAACTTTGACCTTAATTTTGATGGCAAATTAACTCAAAATTTCGACTTGGTTAAGGAAAGTTTAGACGGTAACCTGAAAGCTACTATTGTAAAAGCTGGTGTAGCGCCTGAACAATCAAAATTATTAAGCGGTCTAAATTCTAATTTTAGTGGCATTAAACTTGACAAGCTTAATTTGAAAGATATAACTGCGCTTTTAAGTTTTACTAATGGCCAAATTAAAACCAAACCTTTTAGTTTTAATATCGGTGATATTGGAGTGAATGCACAAGGATCTCATGGATTTGATAATCAATTAGACTATCAACTCAATTTAAATTTACCAGCAAAATATTTAGGTGATGATGTTGGTAATCAATTGAGTCAACTAGCTGGAAAATCTAATGAAAATTTTAAAGTTGATGTTCCGGTAAGTATTTCTGGAAGCCACACAAATCCTACATTTAATATTAACACTAAGCAAGCCATTAATAGTTTAAAAAATCAAATAATTAACCAACAAAAAGAAAATCTAAAAGATAAAATAAGCGATAAGGTTGGTGATTTACTGGGAAATAACAAATCTGATAGCACAAGTACAAAAACTGAAGAAAAAGTAAAAGAGGTACTCGGCGGTTTGTTTGGTAAAAAGAAGAAAAAAAATTAG
- the rpsU gene encoding 30S ribosomal protein S21, whose protein sequence is MLVVKVKDGEKIERALKRLKRKFRDTKVLQTLRDKKEFTKPSVEKRQQVKKAQYIQSLKEKENL, encoded by the coding sequence ATGCTAGTAGTAAAAGTTAAAGATGGTGAAAAAATAGAACGTGCATTAAAACGTTTAAAGCGAAAGTTTCGTGATACTAAAGTTTTACAGACTTTACGCGATAAAAAAGAATTTACAAAACCATCTGTTGAAAAGAGACAGCAAGTAAAAAAGGCTCAGTACATTCAGTCTTTAAAAGAGAAAGAGAACTTATAA
- a CDS encoding DUF2797 domain-containing protein produces the protein MQYRSLLTKMKTELQDEVLYYLETEFDVLNMNQLLDRELAFYFVKYECLNCHENKKIFRQGFCYDCFQSSARVGDWIMKPELSKAHLGQEDRDLEYEKKVQLQPHVVYLANSSAVKVGVTRKTQVPTRWIDQGAHEAIEILEAPNRYLAGITEVALKKHVADKTNWRTMLKNEIKDENLIEIRDQLLQYIPDEAKDYVITNNKETNIKFPVTKYPEKLKSLNLNKSQNYKGKLVGIKGQYLIFEDQTVFNVRNNEGLVVDLELV, from the coding sequence ATGCAATATCGCAGTTTACTTACCAAAATGAAAACCGAACTTCAAGATGAAGTTTTGTACTATCTTGAAACTGAGTTTGATGTTTTAAATATGAATCAACTTCTTGATCGCGAATTAGCATTTTATTTTGTGAAATACGAGTGTTTAAATTGCCACGAAAATAAAAAAATATTCAGACAAGGTTTTTGTTACGACTGTTTTCAGTCATCAGCTAGAGTTGGTGATTGGATTATGAAACCTGAATTAAGTAAAGCGCATTTAGGCCAAGAAGATCGTGATTTGGAATATGAAAAAAAGGTACAGTTGCAACCGCATGTTGTCTATTTAGCAAATTCTAGCGCTGTAAAAGTTGGTGTAACCCGAAAAACCCAAGTGCCAACCCGTTGGATAGATCAAGGGGCGCATGAAGCAATCGAAATTTTAGAAGCTCCAAATCGATATTTGGCAGGAATTACCGAAGTTGCTTTAAAAAAACACGTTGCCGATAAAACCAATTGGCGAACAATGTTGAAAAATGAAATTAAAGACGAGAATTTAATTGAAATCAGAGATCAATTACTTCAATATATTCCTGACGAGGCCAAAGATTATGTTATTACCAATAATAAAGAAACCAATATTAAATTTCCGGTTACAAAATATCCAGAAAAGCTTAAAAGTTTAAACCTTAATAAGTCTCAAAATTATAAAGGTAAATTAGTTGGGATTAAAGGTCAATACCTGATTTTTGAAGATCAAACGGTTTTTAATGTTAGAAACAACGAAGGTTTAGTAGTAGATTTAGAGTTAGTATAA
- a CDS encoding GH3 auxin-responsive promoter family protein, protein MPIPIVNSIASWFLKKRIHQMELFLKYPNEVQNELLLSLVDKAKRTETGKTYGFSSIKSYHDFAKSVPVTNYETLEPTINRCRNGESNILWPSTIKMFAKSSGTTSAKSKFIPVSQESLEDCHYAASKDLLCMYLNNNPDAKLFTGKSLRLGGSQEIYKDKGTLFGDLSALLIDNMPFWASYSSTPGSEVSLMSNWDEKMHAIVKETIKENVTSLAGVPSWMLVLINNILEETEKTNLKEVWPDLEVYFHGGVNFEPYRNQYKQLIDDKDFNYYEIYNASEGFFAAQDLNNSKDLLLMLNYGIFYEFIPMETYGTTQEKIIPLNEVKLGKNYAIVITSNAGLWRYKIGDTVRFTSLSPYRIRVTGRTKHHINAFGEELIIENAEEAIKKTAKQTNSSIVEYSAAPIFMAGKDKGAHEWIIEFKKQPKHLEEFRQLLDKNLQDINSDYEAKRHNNMTLELLKLNVAQPNLFHEWLRQNNKLGGQHKIPRLSNKRDYLEELLAINRNL, encoded by the coding sequence ATGCCAATTCCTATTGTAAATTCAATTGCATCATGGTTTCTCAAAAAGAGAATTCATCAAATGGAGTTGTTTTTAAAATATCCAAATGAAGTTCAAAATGAACTTTTGCTCAGTTTAGTTGATAAAGCAAAACGAACTGAAACAGGTAAAACATATGGGTTTTCTTCAATTAAATCTTATCATGATTTTGCTAAAAGCGTTCCGGTTACAAATTATGAAACCCTAGAACCTACAATAAACCGTTGTAGAAATGGAGAATCTAATATTTTATGGCCATCAACTATAAAAATGTTTGCCAAATCTAGCGGTACAACAAGTGCAAAAAGTAAGTTTATCCCTGTTAGTCAAGAATCTTTAGAAGATTGCCACTATGCCGCAAGTAAAGATTTATTGTGCATGTATTTAAATAATAATCCAGATGCAAAATTATTTACTGGAAAAAGTTTGCGCTTAGGTGGAAGTCAAGAAATATATAAAGATAAAGGCACACTTTTTGGCGATTTATCGGCTTTACTTATAGATAATATGCCATTTTGGGCAAGTTACAGCAGTACGCCAGGAAGTGAAGTTTCGCTAATGAGCAATTGGGACGAAAAGATGCATGCTATTGTTAAAGAAACAATTAAAGAAAATGTAACCAGTTTAGCTGGTGTACCATCTTGGATGTTAGTTTTGATTAATAATATTTTAGAAGAAACTGAAAAAACTAATCTTAAAGAAGTATGGCCAGATTTAGAAGTTTATTTTCATGGTGGTGTAAATTTTGAGCCCTATAGAAATCAGTATAAGCAACTTATTGATGACAAAGACTTCAATTATTACGAAATATACAATGCATCTGAAGGCTTTTTTGCAGCGCAAGACCTCAATAATTCAAAAGATTTATTATTGATGCTGAATTATGGTATCTTTTACGAGTTTATTCCGATGGAAACTTACGGTACAACTCAAGAGAAAATAATACCTCTTAATGAAGTAAAACTAGGTAAAAATTATGCTATTGTTATAACAAGTAACGCTGGTTTATGGCGATATAAAATTGGTGATACAGTTCGATTTACATCACTATCACCTTATAGGATCCGTGTAACTGGCCGAACAAAACATCACATTAATGCTTTTGGTGAAGAACTTATTATCGAAAATGCAGAAGAAGCCATTAAAAAAACAGCTAAACAAACCAATAGCTCTATCGTTGAGTATAGTGCAGCTCCTATTTTTATGGCTGGAAAAGACAAAGGTGCACATGAATGGATTATTGAGTTTAAGAAGCAGCCTAAACATCTTGAAGAATTTAGGCAATTATTAGATAAAAATCTTCAAGATATTAACAGCGACTATGAGGCAAAGCGCCATAATAATATGACTCTAGAACTTTTAAAATTGAATGTTGCTCAACCTAATTTATTTCATGAATGGTTGCGACAAAACAATAAGCTTGGCGGCCAACACAAGATACCGCGACTATCTAATAAGCGTGATTACTTAGAAGAGTTACTGGCTATAAATCGCAATTTATGA
- a CDS encoding SDR family oxidoreductase, giving the protein MKILITGANGYIGMRLLTKLLDEGHDLVCAVRSADRLSLNKSLKSKVKIIEVDFLKSVKSNIFPDDIDVAYYLLHSMSSSSDFSSAEEKTALNFNTYLKGLNVKQVIYLSGIINEEELSEHLSSRKNVEEILYKGDFKLTVLRAGIIVGSGSASFEILRDLCEKLPLMITPRWVQTKCQPIAIRDVLNYLVGVIHKKECFNESFDIAGDEILTYQDMMKIYAEVRNLPLKIINVPVMTPRLSSYWLYFVTATSYRLAVNLVNSMKVEVVAKDKRIKSIVKIKTTSYRKAIKLAFAKIEQNEVISSWKDSKISSRYNKKDLNKFIKVPKYGCLKDHQLMRAKNPELALEKIWSIGGKKGWYYANFLWRVRGFIDKLFGGVGLRRGRTNPAKLYPGDSLDFWRVLLADRSEKRLLLFAEMKIPGEAWLEFYIDDENLVHQNATFRPRGLAGRLYWFSMLPFHFFIFRGMLNKITSTEV; this is encoded by the coding sequence ATGAAAATACTTATCACAGGTGCCAATGGCTACATAGGTATGCGTCTATTAACGAAACTTCTTGATGAAGGTCATGATTTAGTTTGTGCTGTAAGAAGTGCAGATAGACTTTCGTTAAACAAAAGTCTAAAGTCTAAAGTAAAAATCATCGAGGTTGACTTTCTCAAGTCTGTAAAGTCTAATATTTTTCCTGATGATATTGATGTAGCTTATTATTTGCTTCATTCTATGTCTTCATCATCAGATTTTTCTTCTGCTGAAGAGAAAACTGCTCTTAATTTTAATACTTATTTGAAGGGTTTAAATGTTAAGCAAGTTATTTATTTAAGTGGAATTATAAACGAAGAAGAGTTATCTGAACATTTAAGTTCTAGGAAAAACGTTGAAGAAATATTGTATAAAGGCGATTTTAAATTAACTGTTTTACGCGCAGGCATTATTGTTGGTTCAGGTAGTGCTTCTTTCGAGATTTTACGAGATTTATGTGAAAAATTGCCTTTAATGATTACACCTCGATGGGTTCAAACTAAGTGCCAACCGATAGCTATTCGTGATGTTCTTAATTATTTAGTAGGTGTTATTCATAAAAAAGAATGTTTTAACGAGTCTTTTGATATTGCAGGCGATGAGATACTAACGTATCAAGATATGATGAAGATTTATGCTGAAGTTAGGAATTTGCCATTGAAAATAATAAATGTTCCTGTAATGACACCTCGACTTTCATCGTATTGGTTGTATTTTGTAACAGCAACATCTTACCGTCTTGCTGTTAACCTTGTTAATAGTATGAAAGTAGAAGTTGTTGCAAAAGATAAACGCATTAAGTCTATCGTTAAAATTAAAACCACTAGTTATCGTAAAGCTATTAAATTAGCTTTTGCTAAAATCGAGCAAAATGAAGTTATTTCAAGTTGGAAAGACTCCAAGATTAGTAGTCGTTACAACAAGAAAGATTTAAATAAGTTTATTAAAGTTCCAAAATACGGTTGTTTAAAAGACCACCAATTAATGCGAGCTAAAAATCCTGAACTAGCCTTAGAAAAAATTTGGTCTATTGGTGGTAAAAAAGGATGGTATTATGCAAATTTCTTGTGGCGGGTGAGAGGTTTTATAGACAAGCTTTTTGGTGGTGTTGGTTTACGTCGTGGTAGAACGAATCCTGCAAAATTATATCCAGGTGATTCACTCGATTTTTGGCGTGTGCTTCTTGCAGATCGATCAGAAAAAAGACTTTTGCTCTTTGCTGAAATGAAAATACCAGGTGAAGCTTGGCTCGAATTTTATATTGATGATGAAAACTTAGTGCATCAAAATGCTACATTTAGACCACGAGGTCTTGCAGGCAGGTTATATTGGTTTTCTATGTTACCGTTTCATTTCTTTATTTTCAGGGGAATGCTAAATAAAATAACTTCAACTGAGGTTTAA